Proteins encoded in a region of the Magallana gigas chromosome 8, xbMagGiga1.1, whole genome shotgun sequence genome:
- the LOC105328980 gene encoding E3 ubiquitin-protein ligase RNF4, which yields MMEIPTRRNTRSIRVTSRRPLQGRSRRQNNNPVILNDDDAEPQNVSCIDLTDLDADFIDLTSPAPNDASIIILPGTESTEPRARPRTSRRGSRTRRQSDRVNLDDSENDVIEISESYQALPLPLSFEDAGNESFNANDSLRSPRQEISCPICMDNKKQIQRSGRQLISTVCGHVFCEPCIKASITTQRCCPTCRKKLTQRQIHPLYI from the exons ATGATGGAGATTCCGACTCGTCGAAATACGAGATCTATACGA GTTACATCCAGAAGACCATTGCAGGGTAGGAGCAGACGTCAAAATAACAATCCGGTTATTCTAAATGATGACG ATGCTGAGCCGCAAAATGTATCCTGTATTGATCTGACAGATTTGGATGcagattttattgatttgaCGAGTCCTGCCCCTAATGACGCAAGCATTATCATT CTTCCTGGAACAGAATCTACAG AACCAAGGGCAAGGCCTAGAACAAGTAGGAGGGGTTCAAGGACCAGAAGGCAATCTGACAGAGTTAACTTGGATGATTCAGAGAATGATGTCATTGAAATCTCGGAGTCTTACCAAGCCTTGCCTCTTCCTCTGTCCTTTGAGGATGCAGG aaatgaatCATTCAATGCCAATGATTCTTTGAGATCACCAAGGCAAGAAATTAGCTGTCCAATTTGTATGGATAACAAAAAACAg ATACAGAGAAGTGGGAGACAGTTGATTTCTACAGTGTGTGGCCATGTGTTTTGTGAGCCTTGTATCAAAGCATCCATTACAACTCAACGATGTTGTCCAACCTGCAGGAAGAAGCTGACCCAGCGACAAATCCATCCTCTGTATATATGA